Proteins co-encoded in one Clostridiales bacterium genomic window:
- the dnaA gene encoding chromosomal replication initiator protein DnaA, translated as MNEFDFDILEEKTDYDSLWAEVLQELETTISAVSFDVFIKTMKPLTIQDEKLVLVCETNANKAVIVKNYQAQIDAAIAKIYPHLSSLIITSSEKDEFKNKPEEFLGRSPKAIEQPISSSFNPKYTFDTFVVGKCNQFVYAAARAVTENTGNSYNPLFIYGGVGLGKTHIMHAVGNYITSKHSELKVLYVTAERFMNELIDAIRSGNKDRNITVNFRNRYRNIDILMVDDIQFIANKTSTQEEFFHTFNDLHNKGKQIIISSDRPPKEINPLEERLRSRFEWGLIADIQPPDFETRLAILQKKALLQNYNISNDVLAFIAEQNDTNVRVLEENLTRVYFHAKLFEEPLTVELAAKVLKESPGEANETLSIDAIIDTCCRYYKVTREDLFGKRKNKEIVYPRQMCIYLITEILSVPLATIGQIFGGRDHTTIMYARDKIANELKNNPHIKTACQDLRNLIYKK; from the coding sequence ATGAACGAGTTTGATTTTGATATCTTAGAAGAAAAAACGGATTATGATAGCTTGTGGGCTGAGGTCTTGCAAGAGCTTGAGACAACCATATCGGCTGTCAGCTTTGATGTGTTTATAAAAACGATGAAGCCTTTGACCATACAAGACGAAAAGCTGGTCTTGGTTTGCGAGACCAACGCCAACAAAGCCGTAATAGTCAAAAATTACCAAGCACAGATTGACGCGGCTATCGCCAAGATATACCCCCATCTTTCCTCGCTTATAATAACCTCAAGCGAAAAAGACGAGTTTAAAAATAAACCCGAAGAGTTTTTGGGCCGTTCCCCAAAAGCGATAGAACAGCCCATATCCAGCAGCTTTAACCCCAAATACACGTTTGACACTTTTGTTGTGGGAAAATGCAACCAGTTTGTCTACGCGGCGGCGCGCGCTGTTACCGAAAATACCGGCAACTCTTACAACCCGCTTTTTATTTACGGCGGCGTGGGACTTGGCAAGACCCATATAATGCACGCCGTAGGCAATTACATAACGTCCAAACATTCCGAACTAAAGGTCTTGTATGTCACGGCCGAGAGGTTTATGAACGAGTTGATTGACGCGATCCGTTCGGGCAACAAAGACCGCAATATTACCGTTAACTTCAGAAACCGTTACCGCAATATAGATATCTTAATGGTGGACGACATACAGTTTATCGCCAATAAAACAAGCACCCAGGAGGAGTTCTTCCACACCTTTAACGATTTGCACAACAAAGGCAAACAAATCATTATCTCAAGCGACCGTCCGCCTAAAGAAATCAACCCTTTGGAAGAACGCTTAAGAAGCCGATTTGAGTGGGGGCTTATAGCCGATATCCAGCCGCCCGATTTTGAAACCAGGCTTGCGATTTTGCAAAAAAAGGCCTTGCTTCAAAATTATAACATAAGCAACGACGTGCTGGCCTTTATCGCCGAACAAAACGACACCAATGTCAGGGTATTGGAAGAAAATCTTACAAGGGTGTATTTTCACGCCAAACTATTTGAAGAGCCCTTAACGGTAGAGCTTGCAGCCAAGGTTCTAAAAGAAAGCCCGGGCGAAGCCAACGAGACATTGTCCATTGATGCCATTATTGACACCTGCTGCAGATATTATAAGGTGACAAGGGAAGACCTGTTCGGCAAGCGGAAGAACAAAGAAATTGTCTATCCCCGCCAGATGTGCATCTATCTTATCACCGAGATATTATCCGTGCCCCTTGCCACGATAGGCCAAATTTTTGGCGGAAGGGACCACACCACCATTATGTACGCGCGCGACAAAATCGCGAATGAACTTAAAAACAACCCCCACATTAAGACAGCCTGTCAGGATTTGAGGAATTTAATCTACAAAAAATAA
- a CDS encoding helix-turn-helix transcriptional regulator: protein MTSGNKIPYSDRTIEIMAGFLKAMSDPNRLKIMVLLSVFKELNVISIARNLNMTHSAVSHQLNMLKRMRLLASKREGKNVIYSLADDHIYSIINAAADHALEML, encoded by the coding sequence ATGACAAGCGGTAATAAGATACCTTATAGCGACCGGACCATTGAAATTATGGCGGGGTTTTTAAAGGCGATGTCCGACCCCAACAGGCTTAAGATTATGGTTTTGCTGTCCGTATTTAAAGAGCTTAACGTGATAAGCATAGCGCGGAATTTAAACATGACGCATTCGGCGGTAAGCCACCAACTCAATATGCTCAAAAGGATGAGGCTTTTGGCGTCCAAAAGGGAAGGCAAAAATGTCATTTATTCTTTGGCTGACGACCATATTTATTCCATTATTAACGCCGCCGCC